Proteins encoded in a region of the Tautonia rosea genome:
- a CDS encoding YqaE/Pmp3 family membrane protein, whose amino-acid sequence MDLIRLLLAILLPPLGVFTQVGIGLHFWLNILLTLLGYIPGVIHAVYVIASD is encoded by the coding sequence ATGGACCTGATTCGACTTCTGCTGGCCATTCTTTTGCCTCCGCTGGGCGTGTTCACTCAGGTGGGCATTGGCCTTCACTTCTGGCTCAATATTCTCCTGACCTTGCTCGGCTACATTCCGGGTGTCATTCATGCGGTTTACGTGATCGCCAGCGATTGA
- a CDS encoding DUF2188 domain-containing protein, which produces MAKNLHVVPHEDRWAIKQEGDDGIVSEYATRTIAVEEGENLARDREVNLIVHRQDGVFDHVMNFTESNGRSGSDRDRGDHRRSARSANDEIIGLHDVTSVGSRVSWSALMAGAVVALTVYVSLGTLGVAVGLSTAGTDVVGGGTLAIGAAIWAAVSLLVALFMGGFVTSRSTVGERKDEAMIYGLLLWGTIFVAVVVLTGLGLNLGVGGMLQQVTGPTMTPTLTEAQLIDAGLTAQQITDVQAAQAQTSTLRATTAAWWTFATLIASIIASIAGSLIGAGPQLSLEDLRRRRNAGLAVRPS; this is translated from the coding sequence ATGGCAAAGAATCTGCATGTGGTGCCCCACGAGGATCGTTGGGCCATTAAACAAGAAGGAGACGATGGAATCGTTTCTGAATATGCGACCAGGACGATCGCAGTGGAGGAAGGTGAGAATCTTGCGCGGGATCGCGAGGTCAATCTCATTGTCCATCGACAGGATGGCGTCTTCGATCATGTGATGAACTTCACCGAAAGCAATGGGCGGTCCGGGAGCGACCGCGACCGGGGCGATCACCGTCGTTCGGCACGCTCGGCCAACGACGAGATCATCGGCTTGCACGATGTGACCTCGGTCGGTAGTCGAGTGAGCTGGAGTGCCCTGATGGCCGGCGCGGTCGTGGCACTGACGGTTTATGTATCGCTCGGTACGCTTGGCGTGGCTGTGGGGCTTTCGACGGCCGGAACCGACGTCGTCGGCGGTGGCACGCTGGCCATCGGTGCGGCCATCTGGGCCGCTGTTTCGTTGCTTGTCGCGTTGTTCATGGGCGGCTTTGTGACCAGCCGGAGCACCGTCGGGGAGCGGAAGGACGAGGCGATGATCTATGGCCTCTTGCTCTGGGGCACCATTTTCGTCGCCGTGGTGGTGCTGACAGGGCTTGGGTTGAACCTTGGTGTCGGCGGAATGCTTCAGCAGGTGACCGGGCCGACCATGACTCCAACCCTCACCGAGGCGCAACTGATCGACGCCGGCTTGACCGCTCAGCAAATTACCGATGTTCAGGCGGCCCAGGCTCAGACGAGCACACTTAGGGCGACCACGGCCGCGTGGTGGACCTTTGCCACCCTTATCGCATCAATCATTGCCTCAATCGCCGGATCGTTGATTGGTGCCGGACCTCAGCTCTCGCTCGAAGATTTGAGACGTCGGCGCAACGCGGGCCTGGCGGTCCGCCCTTCCTGA
- a CDS encoding DUF1328 domain-containing protein: MLGWAITFLIIALIAAVLGFGGIAGTASWIAQVLFVVFLVLFIASLIFGRTRGPAA, encoded by the coding sequence ATGTTAGGCTGGGCGATTACGTTCCTGATTATCGCGTTGATTGCTGCAGTGCTGGGGTTTGGCGGGATCGCTGGCACGGCCTCCTGGATTGCTCAGGTGCTGTTTGTCGTGTTCCTCGTCCTGTTCATCGCCTCACTGATCTTTGGGCGGACGCGAGGACCAGCCGCCTGA